A window of the Virgibacillus pantothenticus genome harbors these coding sequences:
- a CDS encoding ABC transporter permease, with protein MIIKEELLKLVKMPIIPVIILFFMALNTVIVMSHSYFKEDLSVLTDLVDTYGYEINENMMKEFGKDYQDKIAWVNEVAPDDNKVYQHSSELLSDDSIHYENRLSNSDYQRLLKYSIIEGYYLTAQDIDKAYDSIDLDGSAEYLIRMYGFTDSAAEEIRAQYQKLALRLDELIDNGEHKNLFFTGKIYKMHSLLFKDIGRALIFELMILVVLITATITNYEFEHRTALVTYTTKRGRKLIIDKLIAAMITNGCVMFGLIGMTLGAFFLTYDYSGLWNVPISNFFNTEMPLPYISWWNLSFIEYVVFFVLFIVITQLLFMGVCLILSIYLKNTYLVFFAFLILLGLGIAIPGFAPMNSKLVFLLHFNPFAFILNPHEWLMGNGPFTIHCYYEIVTIVLWVFLLGIVGSYSVYRFYRQQLQ; from the coding sequence ATGATAATCAAAGAGGAATTATTAAAACTAGTTAAAATGCCAATTATTCCGGTAATTATTCTGTTTTTTATGGCTTTAAATACTGTAATTGTGATGAGTCATTCCTATTTTAAGGAAGACCTGTCCGTCTTAACCGATCTTGTTGATACTTATGGATATGAAATAAATGAAAACATGATGAAAGAGTTTGGAAAGGATTATCAAGACAAGATTGCTTGGGTAAATGAGGTTGCCCCTGATGATAATAAGGTTTATCAACACTCCTCTGAATTACTATCGGACGATTCAATCCACTATGAAAATAGACTTAGCAATAGCGACTATCAAAGACTGCTGAAATACAGCATTATAGAGGGTTATTATTTAACGGCACAGGATATTGATAAAGCATATGACAGTATAGATCTGGATGGCAGTGCAGAATATCTGATTCGTATGTATGGATTTACAGATAGTGCTGCAGAGGAGATAAGAGCGCAATATCAAAAATTAGCACTACGACTAGATGAACTCATTGATAATGGGGAACATAAGAACCTTTTTTTTACAGGAAAAATATATAAAATGCATTCGCTCCTTTTTAAAGACATTGGAAGGGCGTTAATCTTTGAGCTAATGATTTTGGTTGTATTAATTACTGCTACTATAACAAATTACGAGTTTGAACATCGAACAGCTCTTGTTACCTATACAACCAAAAGAGGACGGAAATTAATCATCGATAAACTAATAGCAGCCATGATTACAAATGGGTGTGTCATGTTTGGATTAATTGGCATGACACTTGGTGCTTTTTTTCTGACTTATGATTATTCAGGGCTATGGAATGTCCCCATAAGCAATTTTTTTAATACGGAAATGCCACTTCCCTATATTTCATGGTGGAACTTATCGTTTATCGAATACGTTGTCTTTTTTGTTCTCTTCATTGTCATTACTCAGCTACTATTCATGGGAGTTTGTTTGATTCTATCTATCTATTTAAAGAACACATACTTGGTATTTTTTGCTTTTCTGATTTTACTTGGTTTAGGGATAGCAATCCCAGGTTTTGCTCCGATGAATAGCAAGTTGGTGTTTCTACTACATTTTAATCCGTTTGCTTTTATTTTAAATCCGCATGAATGGCTGATGGGAAATGGACCATTCACAATCCATTGCTATTATGAAATAGTTACAATTGTTCTATGGGTATTTCTCTTAGGAATTGTAGGTAGCTATAGCGTTT
- a CDS encoding ABC transporter ATP-binding protein, with amino-acid sequence MLVLKDVSKKFGNFTALEDINLEFNNGIYGLLAPNGAGKTTLIKMLVTLLFPTKGKIEYDGTEITSLDEQYRNVLGYLPQEFGYYKNYTPEKYLNYLAALKGLDKKETKKRISELLELVGLGDVTRKKMKKFSGGMIQRVGIAQAVLNDPKILILDEPTAGLDPKERARFRKILTTLARDRIIILSTHIVSDVESIAKEIIMIKNKTILYKDTVANISNTLDGKVFEAEVSFSDLNVIREKYQILSERQEREKMTIRFITSDQTNEKWKRVTPTLEDVFLYVYEDDETLAGSV; translated from the coding sequence GTGCTAGTTTTAAAGGATGTAAGCAAAAAGTTCGGTAACTTTACAGCACTAGAGGATATAAATCTGGAATTCAATAATGGAATCTATGGTTTATTAGCACCTAATGGGGCTGGAAAAACAACATTAATTAAAATGCTTGTTACGCTTTTATTTCCTACTAAGGGTAAAATCGAATATGACGGAACCGAGATTACGTCACTTGATGAACAATATAGAAATGTACTAGGCTATCTTCCTCAAGAGTTCGGTTATTACAAAAACTATACACCGGAAAAATATCTAAATTACTTAGCCGCATTAAAAGGACTGGACAAGAAAGAGACGAAAAAAAGAATTTCAGAACTGTTAGAACTTGTTGGTCTAGGAGATGTTACGCGAAAAAAAATGAAAAAGTTTTCGGGTGGAATGATACAGCGTGTCGGAATTGCACAGGCAGTGTTAAACGATCCGAAGATTCTTATTCTCGATGAGCCGACTGCAGGATTAGACCCGAAGGAACGAGCACGTTTTCGTAAGATATTAACAACCTTGGCGCGCGATAGAATTATTATTCTCTCTACTCATATTGTTTCAGATGTTGAATCAATTGCCAAGGAAATTATTATGATTAAGAATAAAACCATTCTATACAAAGATACAGTAGCTAACATTAGTAATACTCTAGATGGGAAAGTTTTTGAAGCAGAAGTAAGTTTTTCAGATTTGAATGTCATCCGTGAGAAATATCAGATCCTCTCGGAAAGACAAGAGAGAGAAAAAATGACCATTCGATTTATTACTAGTGATCAAACGAATGAAAAGTGGAAAAGGGTTACGCCTACCTTAGAAGACGTCTTTCTGTATGTTTATGAAGATGACGAGACGCTGGCAGGTAGTGTGTAA
- a CDS encoding RNA polymerase sigma factor, producing MITRVMTQEMKWIKAIKKKSSEQAANQLISKYYHEVFGFIYKQTLDRELTKDITQDIFISVLRTIHSFDGRASFRTWLYKIANSRLIDHYRSKYYKQNKKTEPIDEKTVYESIEFTIDVETKDEARKVLEVLARFDRELQQIVRLKIYGEYTFSEIAASLELPESTVKTKYYATIRKLKNILKGEWR from the coding sequence GTGATCACAAGAGTAATGACACAGGAAATGAAGTGGATAAAGGCAATCAAGAAAAAATCAAGTGAACAGGCAGCAAATCAACTTATAAGCAAGTACTATCACGAAGTTTTTGGATTTATTTATAAACAGACGTTAGACCGCGAGCTTACAAAAGATATCACGCAAGATATATTTATTAGCGTACTAAGAACCATTCATAGCTTTGATGGCAGGGCATCATTTCGAACTTGGTTGTATAAAATTGCTAACTCAAGGCTGATCGATCATTATCGATCAAAATACTATAAGCAAAACAAAAAGACGGAGCCCATTGATGAAAAAACGGTTTACGAATCGATTGAATTTACGATAGATGTAGAAACGAAGGATGAGGCTCGTAAAGTGTTAGAAGTGCTTGCCAGGTTTGATCGAGAACTTCAACAGATTGTAAGACTGAAAATATATGGTGAGTATACATTTTCGGAGATAGCAGCGAGTTTAGAGCTTCCAGAGTCAACAGTAAAAACGAAATATTATGCGACGATACGCAAACTAAAAAATATATTAAAAGGAGAATGGAGATGA
- a CDS encoding PTS transporter subunit EIIC — protein MRKFMQKLGKSMLIPIVAMPIAGILFRLSAGDLLDWKLFQAAGVIFANMDMLIAIGIAMGLAKTKDRGIPALTGFLAITVLNEGLTLMNPDLDMSVFGGVIAGLIAAGIYNRFKDTKLPSMFSFFGGEKFPITMIILTMIPVAGIFSLIWPYAQQGIDSFAQALVGLGAVGIFIFGFLNRFLLPFGLHHVLNTYIYFGLGSYENASGEVVTGEITRFMNGDPTAGYFLGGFFIVMIFGVPAIALAIARAAHKKKKAETKALMSSGALTSVVAGLTEPIEFTFIFTSPLLYFIHSVYTGLAGATLYLFGVRHGFSWGGSVIDYGLNLSLSDSGLMIIPIGLAFGLLYYFTFYTIIVKKNIKVIGREDDVEFGFQADEKEQSLKLSHNKFEYMAKKILENIGGKENVVDYENCMTRLRLVVKDASLVDEDKIKQTGAHGVVKVDNKHIQIIIGPEAGTVLTEFKKHIEK, from the coding sequence ATGAGAAAGTTTATGCAGAAGCTTGGTAAATCCATGCTTATTCCAATTGTTGCGATGCCGATAGCTGGTATTTTATTTAGACTAAGTGCAGGAGATTTATTGGATTGGAAGTTGTTTCAAGCTGCAGGGGTCATTTTTGCGAATATGGATATGCTGATTGCCATTGGTATCGCAATGGGACTAGCTAAAACAAAGGATCGTGGCATACCTGCGCTAACAGGCTTCTTAGCAATAACTGTTTTAAATGAAGGATTAACCCTAATGAATCCCGACTTAGATATGAGTGTTTTTGGAGGTGTTATAGCTGGTTTAATTGCAGCAGGCATCTATAACCGATTTAAAGATACAAAATTGCCAAGTATGTTTTCGTTTTTTGGTGGAGAAAAATTTCCAATTACAATGATTATTTTAACGATGATACCTGTCGCAGGAATTTTCTCTCTCATATGGCCCTATGCTCAACAAGGTATTGATTCATTTGCTCAAGCTCTCGTTGGTCTAGGTGCAGTAGGGATATTTATTTTTGGATTTTTAAATCGCTTTCTTTTACCGTTTGGATTACATCATGTGCTAAATACGTATATTTATTTTGGTCTTGGAAGCTATGAAAATGCATCTGGGGAAGTTGTAACCGGAGAAATTACTAGATTTATGAATGGAGATCCAACTGCTGGATACTTCCTTGGTGGATTTTTTATCGTCATGATTTTTGGGGTTCCAGCAATAGCTTTAGCTATAGCGAGAGCCGCTCATAAGAAAAAGAAAGCGGAGACAAAAGCGTTAATGAGTTCTGGAGCATTGACGTCAGTTGTTGCCGGGTTGACAGAACCAATTGAATTTACCTTTATATTTACGTCACCATTATTATACTTTATTCATTCCGTATATACCGGCTTAGCAGGAGCGACTTTATATTTATTCGGCGTTAGGCACGGATTTTCGTGGGGAGGAAGCGTCATTGATTATGGTCTAAATTTAAGTCTTTCTGACAGCGGTTTAATGATCATCCCTATTGGATTAGCATTTGGATTACTCTATTATTTTACATTTTATACGATTATTGTTAAGAAAAATATAAAAGTTATCGGTAGAGAAGATGATGTGGAATTCGGTTTTCAGGCAGATGAAAAGGAGCAGTCCTTGAAGCTCTCGCACAATAAATTTGAATATATGGCAAAAAAGATATTGGAAAATATAGGCGGCAAGGAAAATGTAGTCGATTACGAAAACTGTATGACACGCCTAAGGTTGGTAGTTAAAGACGCCTCTCTTGTTGATGAAGATAAAATAAAACAGACGGGTGCACATGGCGTAGTTAAAGTCGATAATAAACATATCCAAATTATTATCGGTCCTGAGGCGGGAACAGTTTTGACTGAATTTAAAAAGCACATAGAGAAGTAA
- the chbG gene encoding chitin disaccharide deacetylase, whose protein sequence is MKKLIINADDFGYSRSVNYGIIDAHTDGVLTSTTLMTNMPGAEHAYQLGEKHKTLGIGVHLTLTCGKPILKNHHTLVDADGNFKKLYHYQKLFHIDTNELYAEWKAQIEAFLDSGLAPTHLDSHHHINNLEPILPVFLELAKEYKLPVRHNFKIKPEFGTLITTDHFEYNPEILLGDVNTIVEEYKEAQTIEIMCHPAYLDKSLMTGSSYATPRIEELAMLIHPDVKKKLQQHFQLMTYRELEKEEA, encoded by the coding sequence GTGAAAAAACTAATTATCAATGCTGATGATTTTGGATATTCACGCTCAGTTAACTATGGAATAATTGATGCGCATACAGATGGCGTGCTAACGTCCACAACTTTAATGACCAATATGCCTGGTGCAGAACATGCTTATCAATTAGGAGAAAAACATAAAACACTAGGAATTGGCGTCCATTTGACACTTACATGTGGAAAACCAATCTTAAAGAATCACCACACATTAGTAGATGCGGATGGAAATTTTAAAAAGCTTTACCATTACCAAAAACTATTCCATATTGATACAAATGAATTATATGCAGAATGGAAAGCGCAAATTGAAGCATTTTTAGATTCCGGACTTGCGCCTACTCACTTAGATAGTCACCATCATATTAACAACTTAGAACCTATATTGCCTGTATTCCTAGAATTAGCGAAGGAATATAAGTTACCAGTACGCCACAATTTTAAAATAAAACCCGAATTTGGAACACTAATCACAACAGATCATTTTGAATACAATCCTGAAATACTATTAGGAGATGTAAACACAATAGTAGAGGAGTATAAAGAAGCACAAACAATAGAAATCATGTGTCATCCTGCTTATTTAGATAAATCGTTAATGACAGGATCATCTTATGCGACACCACGGATTGAAGAATTAGCAATGCTTATACATCCAGATGTAAAGAAAAAATTGCAACAACACTTTCAATTAATGACGTATCGTGAGTTAGAAAAAGAGGAGGCTTAA
- a CDS encoding 6-phospho-alpha-glucosidase, which produces MKKQNLVIVGGGSTYTIGMIMSLIAEKKNFPLNSITFYDNDEKRQEKVAKATSIILDEYYPELESFHYTTDKETAFTGIDIAFIQIRTGGLQMRELDEQIPLKYGVVGQETCGPGGMAYGLRSIRDMIELVYDIKKYSKDAWILNYTNPAAIVAEALKREFPQDPKLLNICDMPIAIMHSFATMLNKNIWDLVPSYFGLNHFGWFTKIEDSEGNDLTQIIKDTIMGEGFVPTDQEIANDQSWQQTFEQARKMLIDFPEFLPNTYLQYYLYPDDLAKKESLTNTRARQVINGREKRITELCNQIIQDKSTKNVELHVDIHGVYMVKAAASLVYNLKQTYIVMVENNGIISNIPDDAMVEVPALLTASGPKPFSVGKIPTFYKGLIENQFAYEKLVADAYFENSYTKALQALTLNRTVVHVPTAKAILDDLIEANKGYWPELQ; this is translated from the coding sequence ATGAAGAAACAAAATTTAGTAATCGTCGGTGGCGGAAGTACTTATACTATTGGAATGATCATGAGTCTAATTGCAGAAAAGAAAAATTTTCCCTTAAATTCAATAACATTTTATGATAATGATGAAAAACGTCAGGAAAAAGTTGCTAAAGCAACCTCCATCATTTTAGATGAATATTATCCAGAATTAGAATCTTTCCATTATACAACGGATAAAGAAACAGCTTTTACTGGAATTGATATTGCTTTTATACAAATCAGAACTGGTGGACTTCAAATGCGCGAGCTGGATGAACAAATCCCATTAAAATATGGGGTAGTCGGACAGGAAACATGTGGTCCAGGTGGGATGGCATATGGATTACGCTCTATTAGAGATATGATAGAGCTTGTTTACGATATTAAAAAGTACTCCAAGGATGCTTGGATTCTAAATTATACAAATCCAGCAGCCATTGTAGCAGAAGCGTTGAAAAGAGAATTCCCGCAAGATCCTAAGCTATTAAACATTTGCGATATGCCAATTGCTATCATGCATAGCTTTGCAACGATGCTAAACAAAAACATATGGGATTTAGTCCCATCTTACTTCGGTCTCAATCATTTTGGCTGGTTTACGAAAATCGAGGATAGTGAAGGGAATGATTTAACCCAAATCATCAAAGATACTATTATGGGTGAAGGATTTGTACCTACAGATCAGGAAATTGCTAATGATCAATCATGGCAGCAGACATTTGAACAAGCAAGAAAAATGCTGATTGATTTCCCAGAGTTTCTACCAAATACGTACTTGCAATACTATCTCTATCCAGACGATTTAGCTAAAAAAGAAAGCCTTACGAATACTCGTGCACGCCAAGTAATAAATGGGCGGGAAAAAAGAATAACCGAGCTTTGTAACCAAATTATTCAAGACAAATCTACTAAAAACGTTGAACTACATGTTGATATTCATGGAGTTTACATGGTCAAAGCAGCAGCTTCGTTAGTTTATAACTTAAAACAAACATATATTGTCATGGTAGAAAATAACGGAATTATTTCTAACATACCAGATGATGCTATGGTTGAAGTTCCGGCCTTGTTAACAGCTAGTGGTCCTAAGCCTTTCTCTGTTGGTAAAATCCCAACTTTTTATAAAGGTTTAATTGAAAATCAGTTTGCTTACGAAAAGTTAGTCGCAGATGCATACTTTGAAAACAGTTATACCAAAGCTCTACAAGCGTTAACCTTAAATAGAACGGTTGTTCACGTTCCTACTGCAAAAGCTATACTTGATGATTTAATTGAGGCTAATAAAGGCTATTGGCCAGAATTGCAATAA
- a CDS encoding GntR family transcriptional regulator, giving the protein MWNNSLPLYRQIANKIKEDIIGSKLAKGDAIPAEAKLAKTYEVSRVTVRQAIKLLVEEGLLYSIQGSGTYVAHNKVEHNILHLQGFTEEMQKLQNNPKNEVLEFKLTDPTDEVQEILNISNNEKVYYMKRLRYADHEPFLLEESFLPVDLFPDFSIEVIKKSKYNYIENKGYTIDKRYGELIPILPNEELKKILQLQDNQPLLFLKAFTVFEDGKPFEYSKVYYHPKKYSFKFISEKNH; this is encoded by the coding sequence ATGTGGAATAATTCTTTGCCACTATATAGGCAAATAGCAAATAAAATTAAGGAAGATATTATCGGATCTAAACTTGCTAAAGGTGACGCCATCCCAGCTGAAGCAAAGTTAGCAAAGACTTATGAAGTTAGTCGAGTCACCGTTAGGCAGGCGATAAAGCTTTTAGTTGAAGAAGGATTACTTTATAGCATACAAGGTAGCGGGACGTATGTTGCCCACAACAAAGTAGAGCATAATATTCTTCATTTACAGGGCTTTACTGAAGAGATGCAAAAATTGCAAAATAACCCCAAAAATGAAGTATTAGAATTTAAGTTGACGGATCCTACAGATGAAGTTCAAGAGATTTTAAATATCTCGAATAATGAAAAGGTCTACTATATGAAGCGACTACGTTATGCAGATCATGAGCCGTTTTTATTGGAGGAATCTTTTCTACCCGTTGATTTGTTTCCTGATTTTTCTATTGAGGTGATAAAAAAATCTAAATACAATTATATTGAAAATAAAGGATACACCATTGACAAGAGGTACGGTGAATTAATACCAATTCTTCCTAATGAAGAGCTAAAAAAAATCCTGCAATTGCAGGATAATCAACCATTGCTATTTTTAAAAGCCTTTACAGTGTTTGAAGATGGGAAGCCCTTTGAGTATTCTAAAGTATATTACCACCCGAAAAAATACTCCTTTAAATTCATCTCAGAAAAGAACCATTAA